Proteins encoded together in one Bacteroides zoogleoformans window:
- a CDS encoding fimbrillin family protein — translation MQRVTLSVLAGGALALLTAGVCSCDDSHEEGGAYPGRSIGFKVEALGMPAGETPPATRVFALQDSLTGGGTPLYLHATVREGMVTDGENALAGDVTTGGVSVTESRPATKAAPVDASTMHASMGVSAFVYPAAEAWNDTRTPDYMYDTEVKKAGGWTTDSRWPGPGSKIRFFAYAPYRSALPASSLALSAKTAGGAPVLTYTVPDAVAGQTDLLTAATDEMPGGGGTPALLTFKHALTAVRFVTGNDLPAGTITNVTLKGVYGKGTYRIGESAWEGHADRKDFTQALTPAATIPESQTPGTEITPAAATFMMIPQQLPAGAELEVKYTDRLTNAVRTMKASIAGSQWEMGKTVTYQVSVTSMVITPTLEVTAPAEYDYRGGSKSYTVKSCATVSGGGVDKVVPIPWEVEFSEDGIVWNKNKPAWLTAFTENGEGGTSAASYTATVAAQNASDKHTIALKDATPVTNYDLSTHDYQGKTAPMRTANCYIVNASGTYRLPLVYGNAVDYVKAPGTGNNTSAYISSAPASDNILSTFINHLGNGITNPYIYNNAGCVPASCTLVWQDEKNLVTNVALSSDNHFLEFSVNQATIHQGNAVVAVRDAANTIMWSWHIWVTDYRPGTIGTTTPDKEITNHQNKYKIMTVDLGWCDGKEVIYAERTVQVRFKQKPTAGYTSADPKTFIVKQKAHAITGGTELGNNTYYQWGRKDPFVGALEGPGGSSNSINKTWYDAGGNVKTNQLPAVQSFPTGTTCITSGIMNPGTFSTNHYMDSQYYNLWDANNNVNTPNDNLVVKTIYDPCPAGYKLPPSNFYIGFTTTGEPTHSYNVFNVQGAWAKGWHFYCGLNHTGDTAFFPALGYRHSKTAVLSLVGSSCYYWTAGSHNTTSGWGPGFFPSYMDPLNPNAYRSNGFVVRATQE, via the coding sequence ATGCAAAGAGTGACATTGTCAGTATTGGCAGGCGGGGCACTGGCCCTGCTGACTGCCGGAGTTTGCTCCTGCGACGACTCTCACGAAGAGGGGGGCGCGTATCCGGGGCGCAGTATCGGATTCAAGGTAGAGGCATTGGGGATGCCTGCAGGGGAAACACCGCCGGCAACACGGGTGTTTGCCCTGCAGGACTCCCTGACCGGGGGAGGAACGCCGCTCTACCTGCACGCCACGGTGAGGGAGGGCATGGTCACGGACGGGGAAAACGCTCTTGCGGGGGACGTGACAACGGGCGGCGTCTCCGTTACAGAAAGCCGTCCCGCCACGAAAGCCGCCCCGGTAGACGCTTCCACCATGCACGCCTCCATGGGCGTGTCCGCTTTCGTATATCCCGCCGCGGAAGCGTGGAACGACACGCGGACACCCGACTACATGTATGACACGGAGGTGAAGAAAGCCGGCGGATGGACGACGGACAGCCGCTGGCCGGGGCCGGGGTCGAAGATACGTTTCTTTGCGTACGCTCCCTACAGGAGCGCACTGCCGGCATCGAGCCTGGCACTCTCGGCCAAGACTGCCGGAGGCGCGCCCGTGCTGACCTACACCGTTCCTGACGCCGTGGCCGGCCAGACCGACCTGCTGACGGCCGCCACCGACGAGATGCCGGGCGGCGGAGGCACGCCCGCCCTGCTTACCTTTAAGCATGCGCTGACGGCCGTGCGCTTTGTCACGGGCAATGACCTGCCTGCGGGGACGATTACGAACGTCACGCTGAAGGGCGTGTACGGCAAGGGCACGTACCGCATAGGCGAGAGCGCATGGGAAGGTCATGCCGACAGGAAGGACTTTACGCAGGCGCTGACGCCTGCGGCCACTATACCCGAAAGCCAGACACCCGGCACGGAGATAACGCCTGCGGCGGCCACGTTCATGATGATTCCGCAACAGCTGCCCGCGGGGGCGGAACTGGAGGTGAAGTACACGGACAGGCTGACAAATGCCGTGCGCACGATGAAAGCCTCCATAGCAGGCAGCCAATGGGAAATGGGAAAGACGGTGACCTATCAGGTGTCGGTGACAAGCATGGTGATTACCCCTACGCTGGAGGTGACGGCTCCGGCGGAATACGACTATCGGGGAGGAAGCAAGAGCTACACGGTGAAGAGCTGCGCCACGGTATCGGGCGGAGGGGTGGACAAGGTCGTGCCCATCCCCTGGGAGGTGGAGTTCTCCGAGGACGGGATAGTCTGGAACAAAAACAAACCCGCATGGCTGACGGCCTTTACCGAAAACGGGGAGGGAGGCACTTCGGCGGCTTCCTATACAGCCACCGTGGCGGCGCAGAACGCATCCGACAAGCACACTATAGCATTGAAGGACGCAACACCGGTGACCAATTACGACCTCTCCACGCACGACTATCAGGGAAAAACCGCACCCATGCGTACGGCCAACTGCTACATTGTCAACGCATCGGGCACATACCGCCTGCCATTAGTGTATGGCAACGCCGTGGATTACGTCAAGGCGCCCGGCACGGGAAACAATACGTCGGCGTATATTTCCTCCGCGCCCGCTTCCGATAATATATTGAGTACCTTTATCAACCATCTGGGCAACGGCATTACCAACCCGTACATCTACAACAACGCCGGCTGCGTGCCGGCAAGCTGTACCCTGGTCTGGCAAGATGAGAAGAACTTAGTTACGAACGTGGCGTTATCTTCCGACAACCATTTCCTCGAGTTTTCCGTCAATCAAGCTACCATTCACCAAGGCAACGCCGTGGTGGCGGTACGAGATGCGGCAAATACAATTATGTGGAGCTGGCACATCTGGGTGACGGACTACAGGCCGGGAACCATAGGGACAACGACACCCGACAAGGAAATCACCAACCACCAGAACAAGTACAAGATTATGACCGTCGACCTCGGCTGGTGCGACGGAAAAGAGGTGATATATGCCGAGCGCACCGTGCAGGTACGTTTCAAGCAGAAGCCCACAGCAGGGTACACATCGGCTGACCCAAAGACGTTTATCGTAAAACAGAAAGCGCATGCCATTACAGGTGGTACAGAGCTTGGGAATAACACTTATTATCAATGGGGACGCAAAGACCCGTTCGTGGGGGCATTGGAAGGGCCGGGCGGAAGCTCGAACAGCATTAACAAGACATGGTATGATGCCGGCGGGAACGTCAAAACCAATCAGCTTCCTGCCGTCCAAAGTTTTCCTACCGGCACCACCTGCATCACCAGTGGTATCATGAACCCCGGCACGTTCAGTACCAACCATTACATGGACAGCCAATATTACAACTTGTGGGATGCAAACAACAACGTCAATACACCCAACGACAACCTCGTGGTAAAGACCATCTACGACCCTTGCCCCGCAGGATACAAGCTCCCGCCCAGTAACTTCTATATCGGCTTCACCACAACTGGAGAGCCTACTCATTCTTACAACGTTTTCAATGTACAAGGAGCTTGGGCCAAAGGTTGGCACTTCTATTGCGGCCTGAACCACACTGGCGACACCGCCTTTTTCCCTGCGTTGGGCTATCGGCACAGCAAAACCGCAGTGCTCTCCCTAGTGGGGAGCAGCTGCTACTACTGGACGGCGGGGTCGCACAACACGACCAGCGGGTGGGGGCCGGGCTTCTTCCCGAGCTACATGGATCCGCTGAACCCCAACGCCTATCGGAGCAACGGCTTCGTGGTGCGGGCAACCCAAGAATAA
- a CDS encoding tyrosine-type recombinase/integrase: protein MFNLSFHFTKGGFVWKQRVKLSQADETGKTGKAEKTNESGKADKASMAKRTDRPKSPLPTLSGFVHAAAEGVSPSTQENYRTAVRSFIRFSGGTDVPVSALDADSVRSYERWLRDRGVCPNTSSCYMRSLRAIYNKAATKRLVKDKEPFKGVFTGNERTVKRSIGEKEIRKLKSPRSPYSPYSLSPGPSPIGRGEREWGSGASDLFLFSFYAMGMPFVDLAHLKRSQIKDGVLTYRRRKTGQQVRVRLEPCMLDILDKYKTEGTDYLFPILYKVKDGAKDRMGSETDKGKDGGKGGPAGGNLVEVSYSSALNRYNRSLKELARRAGIKENLTSYVARHSWASIAYEKNIDLPVISKALGHTDTKTTLIYITEIKDKRLASANRKLLKEVFTS from the coding sequence ATGTTCAATCTTTCATTTCATTTCACAAAAGGAGGCTTCGTTTGGAAACAGCGTGTGAAGCTGTCGCAAGCCGATGAAACAGGAAAAACGGGTAAAGCAGAGAAAACAAACGAGTCGGGAAAAGCCGATAAGGCAAGTATGGCAAAGCGGACGGATAGGCCGAAGAGCCCCTTACCCACGCTTTCCGGTTTCGTCCACGCGGCCGCCGAAGGTGTAAGCCCCTCCACCCAAGAGAACTACCGCACGGCCGTTCGCTCTTTCATCCGCTTCAGCGGCGGCACGGACGTGCCCGTATCGGCGCTCGACGCCGACAGTGTGCGAAGTTACGAGCGGTGGCTGCGCGACCGTGGCGTATGCCCCAACACCTCCTCCTGCTACATGCGCTCCCTGCGTGCCATCTACAACAAAGCCGCCACGAAACGCCTCGTGAAGGACAAAGAGCCCTTCAAGGGCGTGTTCACCGGCAACGAGCGGACGGTGAAGAGAAGCATAGGAGAGAAAGAGATAAGGAAGCTGAAAAGCCCCCGAAGTCCCTACAGCCCCTACAGCCTCTCCCCCGGCCCCTCCCCCATAGGGAGGGGGGAAAGGGAGTGGGGTTCAGGGGCTTCCGACCTCTTCCTCTTCTCTTTCTACGCCATGGGCATGCCCTTTGTTGACCTGGCTCACCTGAAGCGGTCGCAGATAAAGGACGGGGTGCTGACCTACCGCCGGCGCAAGACGGGACAGCAGGTCAGGGTGAGGCTGGAACCGTGCATGCTCGATATACTGGACAAGTATAAGACAGAGGGGACGGACTATCTCTTCCCTATATTGTATAAGGTGAAAGACGGTGCGAAAGACCGGATGGGCAGTGAAACGGATAAGGGAAAAGACGGCGGTAAAGGCGGGCCGGCAGGCGGCAATCTTGTCGAGGTGTCCTATTCCTCGGCCCTAAACCGCTACAACCGCTCGCTCAAGGAGCTGGCGCGGCGGGCGGGAATCAAGGAGAACCTCACCTCCTACGTCGCCCGCCACTCGTGGGCGAGCATCGCCTACGAGAAGAATATCGACCTGCCCGTCATCTCCAAGGCACTGGGGCATACCGACACCAAGACCACCCTCATATACATAACGGAGATAAAAGACAAGCGGCTGGCGTCGGCCAACCGCAAACTGCTGAAAGAGGTCTTCACGTCTTGA
- a CDS encoding TonB-dependent receptor, whose amino-acid sequence MKRYGLFISLLALLTAGMASADEADTLKVVDVEEVLVIATPKENRKLREQPAAVSLLSQQDIQDLQVKSIKSLTGLVPNMFIPDYGSRMTSAVYIRGIGSRIHTPSVGLYVDNIPYIDKSAFDFSYADVERIDVLRGPQGTLYGRNAMGGLIKVHTKSPFSYQGTDFRMGAGTHNAYNTSVTHYHRISEQFAFSTGGFYDYQGGFFRNTVRNEKADRRQSAGGRIRAIYLPAENWKMDLNVSYEYSDQNGYPYYYLGSLNAEKQREELKPYIGQIVNDERSSYRRHLLNTGLNMEYRAQGFTLNAVTGHQYLKDRMFMDQDFTPADIFNIEQKQQMNTLSEEIILKSTSERRWQWVVGAFGFYRWLHTEGPVTFHKGGIRSVMEDNVNRVFDAIAQVGAPAMHLGINNETLRNDGSFHTPTLSGALFHQSTFNDLFVRGLSATIGLRLDYEKIKMDYRSASDATDFHFSLTMQKPPMTLASNHLQGNASFRGKESADYVQLLPKFALQYEWKKGNNVYATVTRGYRSGGYNTQMFSDLLTGALRNSMMDAIAADPKFKSMSAMIARMKNNSLPKVSEATRYKPEYTWNYEAGGHLTQWSGRLLADVSVFYMDTRDQQIARFAESGLGRITVNAGRSRSYGAEASLRAAVTDALSLNASYGYTHATFKDYVTNEKDLDGQIREVDYNGKYVPFVPRHTLNIGGRYVFRIRRGHWLDRVQLNADYTGAGRLYWTEANTASQAFYGTLNGCISFQKGNGQVDFRVRNALNKEYTVFYFESMGNGLMQKGRPLQASVELRCRF is encoded by the coding sequence ATGAAGAGATACGGATTATTTATTTCCCTCCTTGCATTGCTGACCGCCGGAATGGCATCGGCAGACGAGGCGGATACGCTGAAAGTGGTAGATGTGGAAGAGGTGCTTGTCATCGCCACCCCCAAGGAAAACCGGAAGCTGCGTGAGCAACCCGCCGCCGTCAGCCTGCTTTCGCAACAAGACATACAGGACTTGCAAGTAAAATCCATCAAGAGCCTGACCGGCCTCGTACCCAACATGTTCATTCCCGATTACGGCTCGCGCATGACCTCCGCCGTCTATATCCGCGGCATCGGTTCGCGCATCCATACGCCGTCGGTGGGCCTGTATGTGGACAACATTCCTTATATAGACAAGTCGGCATTCGACTTCAGCTACGCGGACGTGGAGCGCATCGACGTGCTGCGCGGCCCGCAAGGCACGCTCTACGGGCGCAATGCCATGGGCGGACTGATAAAGGTGCATACCAAATCGCCTTTCTCCTATCAGGGGACGGATTTCCGCATGGGGGCAGGCACGCACAACGCTTATAACACCTCCGTGACCCACTATCACCGGATATCGGAACAATTCGCTTTCTCCACCGGAGGGTTCTACGATTATCAGGGAGGATTTTTCCGCAATACGGTGAGGAACGAGAAAGCAGACAGAAGGCAATCGGCCGGCGGACGCATCCGGGCCATCTATCTGCCCGCGGAGAATTGGAAGATGGACTTGAACGTGAGCTACGAGTACAGCGACCAAAACGGATATCCTTATTATTACCTGGGAAGTCTGAACGCCGAAAAGCAGCGTGAGGAGCTAAAGCCCTACATCGGCCAGATTGTGAACGACGAGCGGAGCAGTTACCGCCGCCATCTGCTGAACACGGGGCTGAATATGGAATACCGGGCGCAAGGCTTCACCCTGAATGCCGTCACCGGGCATCAGTACCTCAAAGACCGCATGTTCATGGATCAGGACTTCACGCCTGCCGACATCTTCAACATCGAGCAGAAGCAGCAGATGAACACCCTCAGCGAAGAAATCATCCTCAAGTCGACCTCCGAGCGGCGTTGGCAATGGGTTGTGGGAGCCTTCGGGTTCTACCGGTGGCTGCACACGGAAGGACCGGTGACGTTTCACAAGGGGGGCATCCGAAGCGTCATGGAAGACAATGTGAACAGGGTGTTCGACGCCATCGCCCAAGTGGGAGCGCCTGCCATGCACTTAGGCATAAACAACGAGACCTTGCGCAACGACGGCAGCTTCCACACGCCGACGCTGAGCGGCGCACTCTTCCACCAGTCTACCTTCAACGACTTGTTCGTGAGGGGGCTGTCGGCCACCATCGGTCTGCGCTTGGACTATGAGAAGATAAAGATGGACTACCGTTCCGCCTCGGACGCCACGGACTTCCACTTCTCTCTGACCATGCAGAAACCGCCCATGACGCTGGCAAGCAATCACCTGCAAGGAAACGCCTCGTTCCGGGGAAAGGAATCGGCGGATTACGTGCAACTATTGCCCAAGTTCGCCTTGCAATATGAATGGAAGAAGGGGAACAATGTGTATGCCACCGTGACCCGCGGCTACCGGTCGGGAGGCTACAACACCCAGATGTTCTCCGACCTCCTGACCGGAGCGTTGAGAAACTCCATGATGGATGCCATCGCCGCCGACCCCAAATTCAAGAGCATGAGCGCCATGATAGCGCGGATGAAGAACAACAGCCTGCCGAAAGTGAGCGAAGCCACCCGCTACAAGCCCGAATATACCTGGAACTACGAAGCCGGCGGCCATCTGACGCAGTGGAGCGGCAGACTGCTGGCCGATGTGTCCGTCTTCTACATGGATACCCGCGACCAGCAGATAGCCCGGTTTGCCGAGAGCGGTCTGGGACGCATCACCGTGAATGCCGGAAGAAGCCGCAGCTACGGAGCGGAGGCAAGTCTGCGCGCTGCGGTGACCGATGCGCTCAGCCTGAATGCGAGCTACGGCTATACACACGCCACCTTCAAAGACTACGTCACCAACGAGAAAGACCTCGACGGGCAAATCAGGGAAGTGGACTATAACGGGAAATACGTACCTTTCGTGCCCAGGCATACGCTGAACATCGGCGGACGGTACGTCTTCCGCATCCGTCGGGGACATTGGCTGGACCGCGTTCAACTGAATGCCGACTACACGGGGGCGGGACGCCTCTACTGGACGGAGGCGAACACTGCCAGCCAAGCCTTCTACGGCACACTGAACGGATGTATCAGTTTCCAGAAAGGCAACGGGCAGGTAGACTTCCGGGTGCGCAATGCGTTGAACAAAGAGTACACGGTCTTCTACTTCGAAAGCATGGGCAACGGGTTGATGCAGAAAGGGCGTCCGCTACAGGCAAGCGTAGAGTTGCGATGCCGTTTCTGA
- a CDS encoding DUF5119 domain-containing protein — MRTSMRKKCLHGIAFLLGAFVLILLAAGVASLLASCDHKPFAFAPDSSVRVRVIFDWRNAPGASATGMSVYFFPSSGSPLRRDFPREGGPTELLPGTYRVLCLNNDNESALLRGTDTPESFEACAPPLPVQDGDGQEPAVSSPGMLWGTGGTDFTVTVPSELPAPESPLVLCPEEQSYIYTVEIVNVRNLAGVSSAAFSLSGMSASLFPGTGHRSPSRSSLRFEAGIEEGTARLTGRVLCFGVSEAEDTSHRLTLSVTLRDGSCRRISFDVSGQVNRATDRRHVHIRLDGLTIPAPAGEEGGGFQTGVDDWSTETRPIDL, encoded by the coding sequence ATGAGAACATCCATGAGAAAAAAATGTCTGCACGGCATCGCCTTCCTGTTGGGGGCGTTCGTGCTCATCCTGCTTGCGGCGGGCGTCGCCTCGCTGCTCGCCTCCTGTGACCATAAACCCTTCGCCTTCGCCCCCGATTCTTCGGTACGGGTGCGGGTGATTTTTGACTGGCGCAATGCTCCCGGGGCATCGGCCACGGGCATGAGCGTCTATTTCTTCCCCTCCTCCGGCAGCCCTTTACGCAGGGACTTTCCCCGTGAGGGAGGTCCGACCGAACTTCTGCCGGGCACGTACCGCGTGCTCTGCCTGAACAACGACAACGAGTCCGCGCTCCTGCGCGGCACGGACACCCCGGAGAGCTTCGAGGCCTGCGCGCCTCCTCTCCCCGTGCAGGATGGGGACGGACAGGAGCCGGCGGTCTCCTCTCCCGGCATGCTCTGGGGAACGGGCGGCACGGACTTCACCGTCACCGTCCCCTCGGAGCTGCCGGCCCCGGAGAGTCCGCTCGTGCTCTGTCCGGAGGAGCAGAGCTACATCTACACCGTAGAGATAGTGAACGTGCGCAACCTTGCGGGTGTCTCTTCCGCAGCCTTCTCGCTCTCCGGCATGTCCGCCTCGCTGTTCCCGGGAACCGGGCACCGTTCCCCCTCACGCTCGTCCCTCCGCTTCGAAGCGGGCATCGAGGAGGGCACGGCACGGCTCACGGGCCGGGTGCTGTGCTTCGGGGTGAGCGAGGCGGAGGACACGTCGCACCGGCTGACGCTCAGCGTCACCCTGCGCGACGGCAGCTGCAGGCGCATTTCGTTCGACGTGAGCGGACAGGTGAACCGCGCGACCGACAGGCGGCACGTGCATATACGGCTGGACGGACTGACGATCCCCGCGCCCGCGGGGGAGGAAGGAGGAGGATTCCAGACGGGAGTGGACGACTGGAGCACGGAGACGCGGCCGATAGACCTGTAG
- a CDS encoding DUF3575 domain-containing protein, with product MKRTFILLFLLLFLGHARGQESDTRRGTDSVRVYFRQGESRLDPYFRDNGARIRAFTERFRTLLQDPSRRIRGLRVTAGASPEGSTALNRRLSERRAEAIRQLVSGYFPHEFGWLSTVPKGVDWQGLEKLVQADEYMPYRHEVLDILRYTPEWITREGKVADGRKRRLVMTGSGYAWRYMESRFFPELRASTLHVWYESEEVREAAKDTVYILPPEKEETAPPSRECRPFYMALKTNLLYDAVVLPNLGLEFYLGRGWSVAGNWMYTWLKSDRRHRYHRIYGGDLEVRRWLSYGRKPLTGHHIGVYGQLLTYDLEWGGRGYLGDRWSYGGGLSYGYSAPIGRRLNLDFSIGIGYLGGEYYEYIPQGGGYLWQATKQRRWFGPTKAEVSLVWLLGHDNYNGKRRSQIGK from the coding sequence ATGAAACGAACCTTTATTCTCCTCTTTCTCCTGCTTTTTCTCGGGCATGCCCGGGGACAGGAATCCGACACGCGCCGGGGCACGGACTCCGTGCGCGTCTATTTCCGTCAGGGCGAATCGCGCCTCGACCCTTATTTCCGTGATAACGGCGCACGCATACGCGCCTTCACCGAGCGTTTCAGAACCCTGCTGCAAGACCCATCGCGGCGCATACGGGGCCTGCGGGTCACCGCAGGAGCCTCCCCCGAGGGAAGCACGGCGTTGAACCGGCGCCTCTCCGAGCGGAGGGCCGAGGCCATCCGGCAGCTGGTCTCCGGCTACTTCCCCCATGAGTTCGGGTGGCTCTCCACCGTGCCCAAGGGCGTGGACTGGCAGGGGCTGGAAAAGCTCGTGCAGGCGGACGAGTACATGCCCTACCGCCACGAGGTGCTCGACATCCTGCGCTACACCCCCGAGTGGATTACCCGCGAGGGCAAGGTGGCCGACGGGCGCAAGCGCCGGCTGGTCATGACGGGCAGCGGCTACGCCTGGCGCTACATGGAGAGCCGCTTCTTCCCCGAGCTGCGCGCCTCCACCCTGCACGTGTGGTACGAGTCGGAGGAGGTGCGGGAAGCCGCCAAGGACACCGTCTACATCCTCCCGCCCGAAAAGGAGGAGACGGCTCCTCCCTCCCGCGAATGCAGACCTTTCTACATGGCGCTGAAGACCAACCTGCTCTACGACGCCGTGGTGCTGCCCAACCTCGGGCTGGAGTTCTACCTGGGCCGCGGCTGGTCGGTGGCCGGCAACTGGATGTACACCTGGCTGAAGAGCGACCGCCGCCACCGCTACCACCGCATATACGGCGGCGACCTCGAGGTGCGCCGCTGGCTGAGCTACGGCCGCAAGCCGCTGACGGGGCACCACATAGGGGTGTACGGGCAGCTGCTTACCTACGACCTCGAGTGGGGCGGCAGGGGGTACCTCGGCGACCGGTGGAGCTACGGGGGCGGCCTGTCCTACGGCTACTCCGCCCCCATCGGCCGCAGGCTGAACCTCGACTTCAGCATCGGCATCGGCTATCTGGGCGGCGAGTACTACGAGTACATCCCACAGGGCGGCGGCTACCTGTGGCAGGCCACGAAGCAGCGGCGGTGGTTCGGCCCCACGAAGGCGGAGGTGTCGCTGGTGTGGCTGCTGGGACATGACAATTACAACGGGAAACGCAGGTCACAAATCGGAAAATAA
- a CDS encoding HU family DNA-binding protein has product MSISYKLVQKKHPMKKNDPAKWYAVPNSAKPLSPKALTRAATVHTTTAPIELEAAMELLAEFIPQQLQQGHTVNVPGLGTFRITFKSAGVEKIEDFNVGTMIKSPRVTFTPARELRGRIIRELSFEDGGVLEAGVNYASMADYRKAKGLPAPTPGGSGGSGGTGGGTTGGSGGQGENPLG; this is encoded by the coding sequence ATGAGTATCAGTTACAAATTGGTGCAGAAGAAGCACCCGATGAAGAAGAATGACCCGGCTAAGTGGTATGCCGTGCCAAACAGTGCAAAACCATTGTCTCCCAAAGCTTTGACCCGTGCCGCAACGGTACATACCACCACGGCACCCATCGAGCTGGAGGCAGCCATGGAGCTGCTGGCGGAGTTCATCCCCCAACAGTTGCAGCAGGGACACACGGTGAATGTGCCCGGCCTGGGTACATTCCGCATCACCTTTAAAAGTGCAGGCGTGGAGAAGATAGAAGATTTCAACGTGGGCACGATGATTAAATCGCCCCGTGTAACGTTCACACCTGCCCGGGAACTTCGCGGCAGGATTATCCGAGAACTCAGCTTCGAGGACGGAGGTGTGCTGGAGGCCGGCGTAAACTATGCCTCGATGGCGGACTACCGCAAAGCCAAAGGACTGCCTGCGCCTACACCGGGAGGTAGCGGCGGAAGCGGCGGCACGGGCGGCGGTACTACCGGCGGCTCGGGCGGTCAAGGGGAAAACCCGCTGGGATGA
- a CDS encoding fimbrillin family protein, with amino-acid sequence MKKKLVGCLLAAGLIGLSSCSQDETNAVNRSESINFHPTLGASTRGAVTTLTNLSPFKVTAFKSSGGTNLFENAEVRQTGGKWEMTDPQTWPGNDEVKFFAYAPANLPAGASVYINSGTQKIFSYVTPQKVSDQKDIVVAHNTGSRTTSASGVALNFKHILSQIEVKAKCSDPTVTIKVQGVKVCQVKSAANFTFPTSPTTASGPLAGWDAPNAPASFSARLSAPVTLTASEQNITGTENFMLLPQTLTPWSGAASPNGAYLAVLCQVTKNGTQIYPPASGKYGYSAVKIDSAWEAGKKYIYALNFCSPGGGAGKIDPIPTDPVNPSDPTIDPNPGTGGDPVLGNPITFTVTVEDWTAGSTEIGM; translated from the coding sequence ATGAAAAAGAAACTTGTGGGCTGCCTTCTGGCAGCAGGCCTCATCGGCCTCAGCTCCTGCTCGCAGGACGAAACGAACGCTGTGAACCGCAGCGAATCCATCAACTTCCATCCCACGCTGGGTGCTTCCACCCGCGGGGCGGTCACCACGCTGACCAACCTGTCGCCCTTCAAGGTGACGGCATTCAAGAGTTCGGGAGGAACGAACCTCTTCGAGAACGCCGAGGTGAGACAGACGGGCGGCAAATGGGAAATGACCGATCCTCAGACGTGGCCCGGAAACGACGAGGTGAAGTTCTTCGCCTACGCTCCGGCCAACCTGCCTGCCGGCGCATCGGTGTACATCAACAGCGGCACGCAGAAGATATTCAGCTACGTGACACCGCAGAAGGTCTCTGATCAGAAGGACATCGTGGTGGCCCACAACACCGGCAGCCGCACCACCTCCGCATCGGGCGTGGCACTCAACTTCAAGCACATCCTCTCGCAGATAGAGGTGAAGGCCAAGTGCTCCGACCCCACCGTCACCATCAAGGTGCAGGGAGTGAAGGTATGCCAGGTGAAATCGGCGGCCAACTTCACCTTCCCCACCTCGCCCACGACCGCTTCCGGCCCGCTGGCGGGATGGGACGCGCCGAACGCCCCCGCCAGCTTCTCGGCCCGCCTGTCCGCCCCCGTCACCCTGACGGCATCGGAGCAGAACATCACGGGAACGGAGAACTTCATGCTGCTTCCGCAGACATTAACGCCGTGGAGCGGTGCCGCCTCTCCGAACGGAGCCTATCTGGCCGTGCTCTGCCAGGTCACGAAGAACGGTACGCAGATTTATCCGCCCGCTTCAGGAAAGTACGGCTACTCCGCCGTGAAGATAGACTCTGCCTGGGAAGCCGGGAAGAAGTATATCTACGCGCTGAACTTCTGTTCCCCGGGCGGCGGCGCGGGTAAAATCGATCCGATTCCCACCGACCCCGTGAATCCCAGCGACCCGACCATCGACCCGAATCCGGGAACGGGCGGAGACCCTGTACTGGGCAACCCCATCACCTTCACCGTGACCGTGGAAGACTGGACGGCGGGAAGCACCGAGATAGGGATGTAA